In the genome of Acidimicrobiales bacterium, the window GTAGTGGACCGACGCCCGAACGAGCGGCGGCAGACGGCGAGCCGTGGCGTCGAGCAACGTCGACGGCGGGGCCGACACCGACACGCTGACCCCCGTGGCCGCCAGCTCCGCCTGCACGACCTCGGCGTCGACACCGTCGACCGTGAAGGTGACGATGCCCGAGCGACGCCGGCCCAGGTCGCGCAGCCGCACCTCCGGCACTTCGGCCAGACGACCCCGCAGCCCCTCGGCCAGCGCACCCACCCGCTCGGCGATGGCGTCGAGCCCCCAACCCCGGGCGTAGACCGCCGCCGCGGCCAGGCCGACCACGCCCGCCGGGCTCGACTCCCAGGTCTCGAAGCGCCGGGCGTCGGGGCGGACCTCGTAGCGGTCGGGCGCCGTCCACGTCGCTCCCAGCAGGTCGAGGAACGCCGGCTCCATGCGCTCGATCCACGCCCGCCGCACGTAGAGGAAGCCGGTGCCCCGCGGTGCGCGGAGGAACTTGCGGCCGGTGGCGGAGAGCATGTCGCAGCCGATCGCGTCCATGTCGACCGGCAGCTGGCCCACCGACTGGCAGGCGTCCAGCAGGAACGGCACGCCCGCGGCCCGGGTCAGCCGGCCCACCGCCTCGACCGGGTTCACCAGGCCGCCGTTGGTGGGCACGTGGGTGGCGCCGACGAGGCCCACCCGGCCGTGGCGGGCCTGGTCGGAGGGGTCGAGCCTCCGCTCCAGCTCGGCGAGGTCGATGTCGCCGGCCTCGTCGCTGGGCACCACCTCCACGCGCACGCCCTTGCGCTCGACCGCCTGCAGGTAGCCGATGTAGCTCGACGCGTACTCGGCCTCGCAGGTGAGGATGCGGTCGCCGGGCGCCAGCGGCAGCGACCAGAACGCCTGCTGCCACGCCGTGGTGGCGCTCTCCACGAGGGCGATCTCGTCCCTCGACGCGCCGATGAGCGCGGCCACCTCGTCGTAGGCCCGGTCGAGGTCGTCGGCCCGCTGCGCCGCGTACTCGTAGCCGCCCGTCACCGCCTCCTCCTGCAGCCAGGTGAGCTGGGCGTCGAGCACCGGCGTGGGCGGGAGGCTGCTGCCGGCGTTGTTGAGGTGGACCACTCGGCTGCAGCCGGGCGTGTCGGCGCGCGCCCGGTCGACGTCGAAGAAGTTCATCCGTCCATCGTGCCGGCGCGGCGCCCTCGATGGGTATGGGACAGTGCGTTCACGGCATCTGGCAAGGTTCCAAGGAGGTACCCCGCTTGTTGATCGAGCACATCCTTCTCCGCAAGGGGCGCGACGTCGTCACCGTCGCCGCCGACGAGACCGTCACCCGGGCCGTCGCCATCCTGGGGGAGCACAACGTCGGGGCACTGGTGGTCGCCGACGACGAGGGCGGGATCGTGGGGATCCTGTCCGAGCGCGACGTCGTGCGGGGCCTCGCCTCCGGCGGCCCGGGCATCCTCAAGGGCCGGGTCAGCGACCTGATGACCGCGGAGGTCACGACGTGCGGTCCGCAGGCCACCGTCGACGAGCTGATGACGATGATGACCGAGCGTCGCATCCGGCACATCCCGGTGGTCGACGAGGACGGGCTGGCGGGCATCGTCAGCATCGGTGACGTCGTGAAGACCCGGATCGGCGAGCTGGAGACCGAGACCGAGACGCTCCACGAGTACCTGTCGGGGCGGTAACCAGGTACGGAGGCTCGGAATCGCCAGCAGGAGGGGGCTTTCCGCGCACTGCGTGGAGTAGTGTCGGAAACGACCACGGTTCCGGGAAGTCGGTGAGATTCCGACGCGGTCCCGCCACTGTGACCGGAGAGCGAAACCCCACTTTCGCCACTGGGCCAACGTCGGCCTGGGAAGGCGGGGCGAGCGTCGACCCGGGAGCCAGGAGACCGACCGTGGGCAACACAAGGGCGAGCCATCGCCCCTTCCACGAGGATGGAGGTACCCATGGACCCGATCGCCGTCACCGCCGCACCTGCTGAGGTCGCTGTCGCCGAGGCCACGGATTTCGCTGTGGTTCCCACCTGGATGCTCTTGGCGTTGCTGGCCTTCGCGGCCGGCCTCGTCTGGCTGGTGGGCTTCGACAACGGTCAGCTCACCCGGGTGCTCGACAGCACGGGCACGTTCTTCCACGAGTTCTTCCACGACGGGCGCCACCTCATCGGCGCGCCCTGCCACTGACGCACCGCGGGAGAACCGATCATGTTGCAGCGACTTGACGTCGCGCGCCCCGGCTCGGTCATCGGCTGGGCCGTCGTGTGCGGCATCGCGGCCGGGCTCGTGGCCGCCATCTACGCGTCGATCGTGGGCGAGCCCCTGGTCGACCAGGCCATCGCCATCGAGGAAGCGACCGCCGAAGCCTCGGCGTCGCCGTCTGCTGGCGACGACGTGGGCCACCCCGCCGAGGAGGAGCACGGCGACGACTCCATCGAGGTGAGCCGGCCCACGCAGAGCGGCCCCGGGCTGTTCCTGGCCTACGCCCTGTTCGGCGGCGCCTGCGGGCTGCTGCTAGCGGCCGGGTCGCTGTCGTTGCGGGGGGCCTGGCTCGACCCGTTCCGTCGCATCGCGATCACCGGGTCGATCCTGGCCGGCGCCATCACCGTCGTGCCGTGGTTCAAGTACCCGCCGAACCCGCCCGCGGTAGGCGACCCCACCACGGCGGGCGAGCGTCAACGCCTGTTCTTCCTGCTGGTGGCCCTCACCGGCGTGCTGCTGGCGGGTGCCGCCCACCTGTCGGCGCGGCTGCGTCGGGCCGACTGGCCGGGCCCGCGGCGCGGCGTCGCGGTCGCCGTCGCGGTCGTGGCCGTGCTCGGGGTGCTGCTGGCGGTCATGCCGCCGATCGACGATCCGATCCCCGCGGCCGTCGGGGCCAAGCTGATCTGGCAGTTCCGGGTGGCGTCGCTGGCCGGCAACCTGATCCTGTGGTCGGTGCTGACGGTCGGCTTCGGTCTGCTGTGCGCCGAGTCCGTGCGGGTCCGGCAGCGGGCCCGCTCAGGGGCGGCGGCACCGGTGGGGGTGGGCGCGGGCAGCGGTCAGAACTCGATGCCCTTCATCGCCGAGATCCCCTCGTCGTAGGCGTGCTTCACCTTCCGCATCTCGGTCACCGTGTCGGCCAGCTCGATCAGCTCGTCGGGGGCGTCACGCCCGGTCACGACCACGTTCGTCTTGGGGTCCCGCTCCCGGATCGCCTTCACCACGGTCTCGACGGGCACCCAGCCGTACTTCATCGGGTAGGTCAGCTCGTCGAGGATGAGCAGGTCGTAGTCGCCGGAGGCCAGCTTCTCGGTGACCACCTCCCAGGCGTCGCGGCCGAGCTGGGCGGTGTGCTCCAGGTCGGTCGACTCCCAGGTGAAGCCGTCCCCCAGGGTGTGCCACTCGATGTCGAGCTGGTCGGCCAGCTTGCGCTCGCCGGTCTTCCACTTGCCGCCCTTCACGAACTGCACCACGCCGACCCGCCAGCCCCGGGCCCAGCCCCGCACCATCACCCCGAACGCCGAGGACGACTTCCCCTTGCCGTGACCGGTGTTGACGAGGACGAGGGACTTGGCTCGGGTCATGGCGCGGAGAGTACCCGGCCCACCCCCGAGGCAAATTGCGTTCGAAAACCCGCACATGGCGGGCGGATGCACGCAATTTCGCCGGGGGGTCGCTCATGAGCGGCTTCGACGGGTTGCGGGGCGGGGTGATGGTGTGCGGCACCACCAGCGACGCCGGCAAGTCGTTCGTGGTCGCCGGGCTGTGCCGGCTGCTGGCTCGCAACGGCGTGCGGGTGGCGCCGTTCAAGGCCCAGAACATGGCCAACAACGCCGCGGTCACCGCCGACGGCGCCGAGATCGGGCACGCCCAGTGGGTGCAGGCGTTCGCGGCGGGCGTGTCGCCGACCGTCGACATGAACCCGGTGCTTCTCAAGCCGACCAGCGAGCGGACGTCGCAGGTGGTCGTGCGGGGGCAGGTCGTGGGCGAGATGAGCGCCCGGGCGTACCACGAGGCCAAGCCGTCGCTGCGGCCGGTCGTGCTGGCGGCCCTGGAGTCGCTGCGCGCCGAGTTCGACGTGGTGGTCTGCGAGGGCGCGGGGTCGCCCGCCGAGATCAACCTGTTGGACCACGACCTGGTGAACCTCGGCATCGCCGACGCCGCCGGCCTGCCGGCGCTGGTGGTGGGCGACATCGACCGGGGCGGGGTGTTCGCCTCGCTCTACGGCACGGTCGAGCTGCTGCCCCCGGCGTTGCGGGCACGGGTGGCGGGCTTCGTGGTCAACCGGCTGCGGGGCGACCCGTCGCTGCTGGGTGACGCCTGTGCGGAGTTGGA includes:
- a CDS encoding aminotransferase class V-fold PLP-dependent enzyme codes for the protein MNFFDVDRARADTPGCSRVVHLNNAGSSLPPTPVLDAQLTWLQEEAVTGGYEYAAQRADDLDRAYDEVAALIGASRDEIALVESATTAWQQAFWSLPLAPGDRILTCEAEYASSYIGYLQAVERKGVRVEVVPSDEAGDIDLAELERRLDPSDQARHGRVGLVGATHVPTNGGLVNPVEAVGRLTRAAGVPFLLDACQSVGQLPVDMDAIGCDMLSATGRKFLRAPRGTGFLYVRRAWIERMEPAFLDLLGATWTAPDRYEVRPDARRFETWESSPAGVVGLAAAAVYARGWGLDAIAERVGALAEGLRGRLAEVPEVRLRDLGRRRSGIVTFTVDGVDAEVVQAELAATGVSVSVSAPPSTLLDATARRLPPLVRASVHYFNTDDELDQAARAVAGRILRR
- a CDS encoding CBS domain-containing protein, producing the protein MLIEHILLRKGRDVVTVAADETVTRAVAILGEHNVGALVVADDEGGIVGILSERDVVRGLASGGPGILKGRVSDLMTAEVTTCGPQATVDELMTMMTERRIRHIPVVDEDGLAGIVSIGDVVKTRIGELETETETLHEYLSGR
- a CDS encoding CbtB-domain containing protein, which produces MDPIAVTAAPAEVAVAEATDFAVVPTWMLLALLAFAAGLVWLVGFDNGQLTRVLDSTGTFFHEFFHDGRHLIGAPCH
- a CDS encoding CbtA family protein translates to MLQRLDVARPGSVIGWAVVCGIAAGLVAAIYASIVGEPLVDQAIAIEEATAEASASPSAGDDVGHPAEEEHGDDSIEVSRPTQSGPGLFLAYALFGGACGLLLAAGSLSLRGAWLDPFRRIAITGSILAGAITVVPWFKYPPNPPAVGDPTTAGERQRLFFLLVALTGVLLAGAAHLSARLRRADWPGPRRGVAVAVAVVAVLGVLLAVMPPIDDPIPAAVGAKLIWQFRVASLAGNLILWSVLTVGFGLLCAESVRVRQRARSGAAAPVGVGAGSGQNSMPFIAEIPSS
- the cobO gene encoding cob(I)yrinic acid a,c-diamide adenosyltransferase; translation: MTRAKSLVLVNTGHGKGKSSSAFGVMVRGWARGWRVGVVQFVKGGKWKTGERKLADQLDIEWHTLGDGFTWESTDLEHTAQLGRDAWEVVTEKLASGDYDLLILDELTYPMKYGWVPVETVVKAIRERDPKTNVVVTGRDAPDELIELADTVTEMRKVKHAYDEGISAMKGIEF